Sequence from the Orcinus orca chromosome 11, mOrcOrc1.1, whole genome shotgun sequence genome:
GAAGCGGGGCCCCATCCACGTCCCTCCGCAGGGTGGGGAAGTCCGGGCATGCGGCCTGCTTCGGCCTGCAGCCGGGCTGCCTACAGCACGACAGATCGCCATCGCGGCCACGGTGGCCAACTTCACCAAGCCTACGCCCAACCTGCCCTCCCTGCTGCAGCATGATGAGCGGGAGACCAACTTCCACGACGTCGGGCACGCGATGCACCAGCTCCGCTCCCAGGCGCAGGGCTgcaggcagggggcggggagggcccgGGCGTGCGTGGTCCTCAGGCAGGCCCTCGCCATGGGATTCTTTCACTGACATCACCCCGCACGTGGTGACGCCCTCGGTGTCAGCTTCCATCACCAAACCCCAGGCACTGGGCGCGTAAATAACGGAAATGGATGTCCTCGAGgctctagaggctggaagaccCAGATCACGGAGTCAGGGCTGGTTCCCTGCATGTTAAATACATGTACTCAAGAGTTGCcttgaaaaaagacaaaagaaaagaaaggaacgtTGCCTGCAAGTCTGCTGACAGCCGGTGATGAGAACCAGAGGGAAGGCTCTGGGGCCGGGGGCGCAGTGCCCTGTGAGCTCGGGGGCTGCTACCAGTCTCCGTGGAGGCTCAGCAAGTCCCAGTGACTTCCCCACGTGGGGGGCGCCACCTGAGCGTCTGGGCCCAGGACCCACTGCTCGTTCAGTCTTCCTGTGGTCAGCCCTTCAGCCTGAGAGCGATGCTCTCACAGGCTGCACCGGGGCATGTGGGGACAGTTTACTGAGCTGTACAGACGTCACTACTGCTTTGGACCATTTCCGTCACCCCGAAAATGTCCCTCACGCCCTTAGCTATCACTCCGTCCCCtcgccagcccctgacaaccaggaaCCCACTCGCTGACTCTGTGGATCTACCTGCTCTGGACGTTTCTCCTCAGTGGGGTCAcgccctgtgtgtccttctgtgtatGACTTCTCTCgctgagcatcgtgttctcagggtGTATCGACGCGGCAGCGAGCGTCAGGGCTTCACCTCATTGCGTGGCTGAGGGACGTAAAgaagacaagagaaaagaaaagaacgttGCATGCAAGTCTGGTGACAGCCGGTGATGAGAACCAGAGGGAAGGCTCTGGGGCCGGGGGCGCCGTGCCCTGTGAGGCCCTGGCGCTGCTGCCAGTCTTGGTGGGGCACGGGCAGCACCGTCCCTCAGGAGCTGCTGGACAAGCTCATCAAGTCCCGGGAGGCCAACCCAGATGCGGCCGGaccgagggaagggaagggggcttcCGGTCTGCCCGGCTGGAAAGCACGGCCTGGACACGGTGCCAGCCCCCCGTCTCCTTCCTCCCGTCCCCCAGGCCTCTTCAACCTGTGCCAGATCGTCCTGGCCAAGGTGGTTCAGGCCCTGCACACGCAGACGCCCGCGGACCCGGCCCAGGAGAATGCCTGCCTCTGCCAGGAGATCCTGGGGTTCCCAGCCATGCCAGGTAGCCAAGCGCGCACCGGGCTCACCTCAGCGGTCGGTTGGCGGCTACTGCCCAGGTCAAGAGGCTCGTCTGGCGGTGTGTGAATGGGGACCGACTGACGGGCTCCGGCCGAGGCCCGCtgacctctggcctcttcctgccaCGGTTCCTTGGCTGGTCCCTCCAGCTGTGGCCCGCGGAGtccgagggtggggtgggaggctcTGCACATGCTTTCTAGAGAGCCTGGAAGAGGCACGAGATGGCTTCATACCCCGAACAGAAGGCATCGACGAGGTCTGCCCATTCGTGTCGGTGCGGACACGCGGTTCACTCCCTCGTGAGCGCTTTAACCAGCGATCTCCCCGTGGTGGAGGGCGAGCCCTGACTCATCTCTCGCAGCCTCGGCAGCTGACCTTGTAAGAGGCTTAGGAGTGAACCCTCGTGAGCTTCAGCAGAAAGTCGGCAAAGATTTATTTGTGTCCCTCCACTGAACTGCCAGCGAGGTCCCCGTTTTCTACAAGTGTTGGGCCAATACTCTCTCTAGTGGCAGGGGACTCAGACAAGGCTGCTTTggggcccccacccccgctctggGGCAGGGGCACTGAGCGGCCAGGGAGCCGGGCAGGAGCCCCTCCGCGTGTGTCCCAGTGACCCACCTGCCTGCGACCTTCGGCCGCCtggcaggaagctacgacgcccagtcctaTGGCCAGTCATTCCTGCAAGAAACACTGGAACCAGTTTCTGCCAACCCGCCAAAAAAAAACGACTTCAAAGGCAACGTGGTGTCACAGGAAGGGcttgtttctgtgtttctttgtttttagttcatTAGGCCTCACTTAAAATTCTGATTCCACAATGCACTTGCTTTGGGATCTTGAACAACACTCATAACCTCTGCAAGTTTCAGTATAGTAAGTTTATGTGATTACCTTCATCTGTAATATCCCTGTGTTGCAAGCTTAATTAATTCAGATTAATTCATCTTAATCTTAATCTCAAGTTCAGATCAAAGACTAGTTCCTCTGTGACTGCTCCTCTGAACTGATTCAAAAGCCTCCTCTCCCGTCCTCATttggcttctcttctcttctcttctggaatCTCATAAGAACTTCTATGACCtctctggttttttgttgttgctgttgtctgtttgtttggtttttaattgaaatatagttgatttacaatgtcgtgtccgtttcaggtgtacagcacagtgattccgttttcagattcttttcccttataagttattacaaaatattgagtacagttccctgtgccatagaggagatccttgTTGTATCAGTTCTttgccttctttgaatgaccgtagcacttgtctgtatcatttttatgtctgttgtggctttgtgactgaaaatgaaaattttctatttgttcatgtcctggcccttccttaaaaatgtgttcatttacctatttcatatttattgactacatcttagacaCCGTGTTAGCTGCTtgttctagatgttagtaaaccatagaccttcctgctcaaagggtcacagtatttgtgggaaaacaaaaaaacgaacaactTACGTCTCAAAtagctttgtacttcccaaagagagcacacctcgtaggtacaataaatatatgtattatacataaatgtataaatagttaatggcattaaaaacttgagataactgcttttctattctgaggaaatgatgataATATCTCACCAGGAGCTCAAcaccactctgagaatgagggcttaacccccgacCTGGCTCACTGCATCGCTTTCTTATATGAAAATAGACAAGTCTGTACATGCTCTCTACaaaaaggcttatctggcatgaatttcagatagcaagaagaaaaattcaagagattcagagaagcatccagaagctcaggtgattgtctggcactaatacaacttgcttgacaggaaaatagagctgtaaatctcacaaaattagatgatcttctaagaatttcaaaaccgCCTGCTATTAATTAGAAATCCTAGAAGAACCGCTTCTTTTAAAGCatactgataatatgctttacagcttaatattcagaagcctatgttttggctaagtgagcttcaggaatgaaggaaacttGTGGTTCAGTTCCATCTACTCTGGAACCTCTGGTCAAAACACCTACTTCTGTGCTCAGccatcttatcatctgtaaaatggaggcaactctaagaaaacatagttacagagatgttgcacagctTCCTGTGtcactgtcttcatttgtttcagaaaaccAATAACGTCTAAGCTACTACTGCAAAGAGTGCAGTGTTACTTGGGGTCAtctagtgcagctctgtcaaagtaaagaaaaggaaaggggcctagaataactataattttcccaagaggacactATTATTTGATGGCAAATCTGAGTcaagaaccctgatctctttgatgccattccattgttcttttgTTGGGTTCTCAACaacccagagaaagaaagagaaataaaactcctatgtgctgtgtcactggtacaggacgtggcaagattggaattggagaACTACATATTAACAGGTATTTgggaaattcttcaaactaattaagatatataccaggtacataaAAAACAGTTATGTTTTCCCAAGATTATTCTGTGgaatgaacagaactggtaacTGAAGGTGCCTGTGTGCTGCAGTTCCAAACAGGATGGGTGAATGCTTGTTTTCTGGCACCTTTAAGACTCCACCccaatatacacattaaaataaaattaacatttcaactgggtcatatttaattctgcatgctcttgtaagtcagcaaaatactccatatatcatttaagttgtcacccactttcttttcctttttttgcggtacacgggcctctcactgctgtggcctctcccgttgcggagcacaggctccggacgcgcaggctcagcggccatggctcacgggcctaagccgctccgcggcatgtgggatcttcccggaccggggcacgaacccgtgtcccctgcatcggcaggcggactctcaaccactgagccaccagggaagcccgtcactcACATTTTAACttgagttttaatttctaaaagtctttccaaacacaaaacagaggtgggaaaatggtatatgggaagctgcagagatgaaataagcttaCTTCATGCGGCATAAAGATGAATACCCAAACAACTTCTGCATAGCTGGAAGTGTCCAAATCTACTATCTTCgttttgtagtcaaggcttccggaaaaatatgctaaCGGCTTCCTAATTACCCAAATGCCCCATATCTGTTTCAGTaagtatcattatatattatggaaatttttctcagtgacagagaaagacatcctGGCCGAgcatccccctgcccatgacaGAGATGATGGGTCTCAAGCTACCTTGAAGGCGTTGGAGCCCACTTTATCcattactaatattaatggaggacaaaacttcatattctgtttgctctgtgtttgttaagtcacttcttcccttcattaaaatGGATGACAcataattgagtctgtagtgtgtGTATCACTGGAAACTGAAcacatttttgttggttttattaacgTCATAGGTTTCTAGGGGGGgtctactaaataactaagtctagtttcacagttacaaataaattatgatgtaattttgaataaattaagctcatcataaaggaaggatactgatagttgctactaccccttccttgaggggctctTGTAAAGCACTAAATAAAGTAACAGAGgtttatatgcatgcatatattttcaatgatatttgaacacacttgaaaagaactctacagaatgcattataaaacctcgatgctgtgtgtccctagttcccagctctctcgttaaaactatttaaatgaacaaaatgttatctattaggatagctatcagagtactccaactactacttcttgcagtaccctgtcccaaccatttgccttcctcttcccattagtccttaattcagaaaccccagagatttgttcattaatttatgaacatatttcttcattcagccaagaaaattgatggatcccttaccaaatttcaggcaccCTTCTTCAGTATGTTTTCtaggcatgttcaggaaacacagcagtgattaacacagatgaatacAGCCTCTCTTGAGCTGAGGGGAGAGACAAAAgtaaagaagcaaatataaaatcataagtgtaaatacgtaaataaaaattgaataaatgggTAGAATAACTAGTATATCAGGTAAGTGCTGGAGAAAAACAGcaagcagggaagggggatggagATTGTTAGCTGGTAGGAGGAGGCTGCGATCTGAAACTAAGTGATCACTGAGGGCTTTCTGGGGAAGATAAAATTTACGAGGGAACCTAAGGTTGTGAGAGGGAGCAAGGTGCATATCTGGGAAGTGAATAgtacaagcagagggaacagtcagatggaaaggcaatgaggcaagagtgggcttggagtatccaaggagcagaaaggatgtcagtgtgtggaaaacagagggagcaaagtggagaggagaaggaaacagtcagagaggaaacagaggcccagatttCTAGGGCTGTGGAGGCACTTTGAGGACTTTGCTTttcctgtgaagaagccattgaagagacttgagtgacatgatctgacttatgttttaacaggatctctctggatgccatgtTGATTAGAGACTGCAGGAGAATAAGGACAAGCCCCAGAAGACCAATAGTTGATTCaaatgtcaagaaacatttatgccTTCACCCTTcaacttcacaaatgatgccatttCCATTGAGCTATTGAAAAATATAATCTGGCTTTCAAAACAATAAACCAgaaggcattttctcacataagcAAGGTCACAAACAACTGTCAgctgaagttgaaatagcaacaaatcaaataataacaaaaaacgttttttacagattttaaaaccttacaaagcattttcttgtCCATTATCTaagttaatcctcaaatcaacgccatgagatagttattattttcccattagaAGTGATCGCATattaaatccttagtgattgctcaagaaaagctgaaatcttgagtgtacaTCTATTAATGCCAAGGTTGGGTTTTTtacccatgggaacattggatgctaaaatccacagggattttcagctcaagatggcagactaggaaatatatttactttctggtccTCCTGAAACCACgtttaaataaaactgtagaaataccaaaattaatcaaccaataaaagccaagacattgtggaagtcatcaaccacagaaagatttcaacacatttcgagaaggcaaacaatgaaatggaggggccatgaataaaataatgaagaaaagactACCCTAAGTAGGGTCTGCACAAAGCcagtcagcttttgctgagccctGGTTATAGTAaaggacagaagaaagaagaggggctgaaaacaaggagacaaaagtcattttaggaaaaaacgttcacttaatgagctccagggaaccctcagcctgctgccatactcaCTCATGTATTAcagtggattgttggtaagcaagacaagaaaacagggaaccaacaaacaaaaatcaagacactgtttcttactgaactcttctcaaatgagatcaagAAATTAGGGTTCAATGCcatagctgtaaatcatttctgctcctgGAGAGGTTAGAAAGGGCTTATAATAGTTACccttttttttcagacagaatttaggtctgagcaaaagcttttgtgtcctccaACCTCAaagtttattggggatggaagtccAAATTTGCtttgacataccataaaaagaatctcatgagcagagggtcaaactacttttggaatatatgaattatgcccagtgtgattttaaataaacaaaaatatatcaatttttactgatctatatgattctgggttctgaaacttctacatGTTACATGCCTGATATATAACACACAATGTCAGTCCCACgagagagaaaacactccaatgaagcaagccaaagaaacaagattCGAACAAGGTAAAGTGATGTGTAGACCAAGACCAGGATTTTTCAATTCTTTCCTGTCATGCtgtagcttccagctcctgaataaaaacacatgtttcccttgtcctagacacacAAGAGTATGTCTCCTCTATGGGGCGTAAGAAgctctagagttacatatgtgtagtaaagagtggacccagccggcatattcacaatgaccaaattgtgttgatcgtactttattttaaaccaatacatcgctccatgctgaagttgcaataaatgatatatttgctttctagacatgaatgagatgccttactggatatactccaggaaggccagagaaaccggcttctaatccatacagaataattcattgatgaattcctttcaggatagcccctgatttatctagaatataagctttacatacctggatccttcaaactagaccaaAGGGAAAAATCTAGGCTGCAAGCCTCAATTAGAAATGTGGGATGGTgctatgctgacaactggtggtccctgacctatcttctgagattagaacccagtgtggtggatgaccaattcacgCGTTGAACAAAAAGaacacctcctacagggcagtgtatgtgttcattacaggtatggcacttagggctaagtatcATAAggacttcaagaaaaaaaagaaaagcatatgaCATGAAGCATATATGTCAAGGAGGCACcagagtccagagcacaagctctggaatcacacaggcttgcttcgaatcccggctaagccactaccaccTGTATACCCTGAAGAACAGTCGAAGGTTTAAATGTTCTTTCACCAAATTTCGAAAaacaagtgaagaaagaacctacctgccaggaagggacatcgtggggtgcagcatccagtcgcgtcagggctctgcatcccctgctcagaaaccttcaccgcctggctcatggtgatgctggcagatcagcagccctggagaaggcgctcCTGTCTCCAGGGCTCACGGACAAGCTGGGGAGGTCCACGGAGGAGGCGGGCCACAGCCTGGCAAGCTCTGGGTGCCTCCTCCACTCAGCTCtgggcaggctctggcctctggacCCCGTTGCGGGGAAGGGCTGGCCGATACATACCCAGGGTTGAGGGGTCTGCAGAGCCGGTGCCCaggcagggtgagctctggaggagacggcttccacagtccccaacagtctccgcatggtggcccatccggtgccaaacacctgccacccacagcgacAAGTCCCAGCcgctagaaagtccagaaggggtcGGGCTCTTTGCCCTCGGGCTGGGTTTCTCCAGGCGCTGGGCTTGTGTggggcccccagcccaccccctgaCCCGCCCGCCCttgctctgtgacacgtacaatgcaatgtcaacaCCCAGGCTGAGCCGGCCAGTGTTCAGTGCGTGCTAGACCTTGAGAAGAGTTAGCAGCTAGGGAgaagctctcccactttcactcgcTTTTCTCAGATCACGCAGGCAGCCCATCTCACCccaaagctatggacaccacacctccttcccaggctatcgttttccgttctgcccctgttttccctttccattctgcccctcttttccccagcaccccatttacggcttcgggtgtcatcggtgctgcagcaggcagcacctctgaccccgaagctatggacaccacaccacCTTCCCAGGCtttcgttttccgttctgcccctgttttccctttccattctgccccccttttccccagcaccccatttacggcttcgggtgtcatcggtgctgcagcaggcagcacctctgaccccgaagctatggacaccacacctccttcccaggctatcgttttccgttctgcccctgttttccctttccattctgcccctcttttccccagcaccccatttacggcttcgggtgtcatcggtgctgcagcaggcagcacctctgaccccgaagctatggacaccacaccacCTTCCCAGGCtttcgttttccgttctgcccctgttttccctttccattctgccccccttttccccagcaccccatttacggcttcgggtgtcatcggtgctgcagcaggcagcacctctgaccccgaagctatggacaccacacctccttcccaggctatcgttttccgttctgtccctgttttccctttccattctgcccctcttttccccagcaccccatttacggcttcgggtgtcatcggtgctgcagcaggcagcacctctgaccccgaagctatggacaccacacctcctcccTAGGCTATCTTtctccgttctgcccctgttttccccttccattctgcccctgttttccccagccccccccccccatttacggcttaggccggcatcggtgcttcagcaggcagCAGCTCTGACACCAAACCTATGTACatcacacctccttcccagggctGTCATTTTCCAGTCTGCCCCGTCTCCAAGTAGAACCACTACCTATTTCACACGGCTGTTCCTAGTTCTGGGAACACACCACTCACTGGTAGCAATGCCTCAGCCCATGCCTCGACTCATTTACCTGCAACGCTGGCCAACAGATAGACCAACATTTCAAAGTTATGACAGAAAGTTGAGTAAGTTATACacttggaattgcatttattattattaacaagcacAACTGTAGTGCTTAGACTATAACAGGTAATATTCTAAGTTCTTagcaaatattaactcacttaatcctcataatggCAACCCTATAGGTAGGTAATGTTCATAATATTCACCTTTttggggggaaactgaggcccagaggggttgaATAGCTTGTCTAATGCCACACAGTAAGTAGCGGGCAGAAACCCAGGATGAAAACCAGACCGTCGAGACTTTCATCACTTTGCTATGTCACCTTAATAGATGTTGTGGTTAGGGAAGGGACTAAACTGACAAGACTCTGAACTTGAGAAGGGAGAAATTAGAAAGTGACTGATCCTAGAAACTAGAGAGGATTTCAGCTCAGAAATTTCTGGTGATGAGACCCGGAAGAACAAGAACATGGTTGGAATATTAACTTGGGGTAGTATCTGAATCCATTGAGAAATGGTtttgtcttgtgtttttttttttttaacttagaaaggCCTGTTGGATgaagattaatgaaaaaaaaaaaagcagaaaggaaaagagtAAGGTGCCTGAAGTGAGACATAACCTCTTCCCTGTAAGTACTAGGGGTGGGTGTCctgtgggaaaggatggagctCTCAATACAGGTTTGTCACCAGGAtgaacaaggagaaacatggcaaccATTGTACTGGTTTTGATGATTCCTCAAAAACCAAGGCTTTAGTTTCCAAGAACTACCCACAGTAGCATACCTACCGTGTGTCAGACATGCCACCAAGTGTGTTTCCAGtcacacattttaattggagaaatagTTCCTATGAGGTACACATTAGttccctatggctgctgtaacaaattactaccaaTGAGCTTGtgtaaaacaaaacacactcattctcttatggttctggaagacAGAGGTCCAAAACCAGTTTCCCTGGGCTGGAACCAGGAGTTGACAAGGCCGTCCATTCaccttctagaggctctaagggagaatctgtttccttgacaGCATTCCTTGACTTCTGGCCACATCAATCCAACCCCAACTTCATCATCACATTCTCTTTGGAGTAaaaactccctctgcctctctcttacgaGAACACCAGTGGTTACATCTGGGTCCATCCAGGTAGTCCAGaagaatctccccatctcaaaacccTTACTTTCATCCCATTGgcaaagtcccttctgccatttaaggtgacattcacaggttctggggattagaaggTGGACATTTGGGGGCAATGGTACTATTCAGTCTACtacaaggtagatactattatctttCTCAGATGTAGGAAATGAAGTTTAGGGAAGTAATTTGTCTCAGGTCTACAATTTCCAGAGTAGAGATTTAAATTCTGCCAGTGAGACTTTAGGACACACTCTAAACAACTTTAACCTGTGTCCTTAATTACTGCATAATCCTTGGTTAAGAGTCACACTTAGGTATCAAGACCCAACTGAATATAACACAAgtactgtctcctctttcactatGTTTGCCTGGTGTATTTATGAATCTTGCCCAGAGCAGAAGAGTTCAGAAAATTGTTATGCACCTTTACTAGGAGAAAGCAGTTACTGTTTGATGTGCACGGAGTAATGGaaggctatttaaaataaaataaaataaaataaaataaaataaaataaaatatgccaccAAATCGTCAAGTGTCACAACAGAGGTAACCCCGTGGGAGTCTTGAGGAGACTAAAATTATCTCCAATTGTGCAGGTGAGAAAAGTGTCACTAAAGGCAGTTGTAGTTCAGCCAAGCCCTACGGCACAGAAGTAGGAATTTGGATATGTACgaatgggaaaaaagacattttaggcATGGGAAACAGTTTAATGCTGAATGGATGAGAAATATACATTAGACCTTTCTAAATCAACTGGCTTATTAACTCAGTAAATCAGATTTGGTCAGTCAAACTAGCTTTAGCTGATTACTTATCCAGGGCATAGCTGTTGAGAGTAATTTTTGTCatagaacagtaaataaaattcttgaactatagctttaggcttgctaagtgaaatagattgCTCTAGCTGATGTTCAAGTGACTTACTTGGTACTATTCACGAAATTGGGGGTTAACAACTGCTTAAGACAACA
This genomic interval carries:
- the LOC125960474 gene encoding uncharacterized protein LOC125960474 isoform X2 — translated: MLSERSHTQKDTQGVTPLRRNVQSSAWGLVMEADTEGVTTCGVMSVKESHGEGLPEDHARPGPPRPLPAALRLGAELVHRVPDVVEVGLPLIMLQQGGQVGRRLGEVGHRGRDGDLSCCRQPGCRPKQAACPDFPTLRRDVDGAPLPQRSPGPRPTGSPTHAPRIEVRSKVSPSSSWEMPSGPRVSACMGKDSLSSTESACVRNPSRRDFRAYSLTSSLRITQFSWNPETEGAGDRGPRPPRGPRARSFWSRKWHERDGL
- the LOC125960474 gene encoding uncharacterized protein LOC125960474 isoform X4, which translates into the protein MLSERSHTQKDTQGVTPLRRNVQSSAWGLVMEADTEGVTTCGVMSVKESHGEGLPEDHARPGPPRPLPAALRLGAELVHRVPDVVEVGLPLIMLQQGGQVGRRLGEVGHRGRDGDLSCCRQPGCRPKQAACPDFPTLRRDVDGAPLPQRSPGPRPTGSPTHAPRIEVRSKVSPSSSWEMPSGPRVSACMGKDSLSRSFWSRKWHERDGL
- the LOC125960474 gene encoding uncharacterized protein LOC125960474 isoform X1 — its product is MLSERSHTQKDTQGVTPLRRNVQSSAWGLVMEADTEGVTTCGVMSVKESHGEGLPEDHARPGPPRPLPAALRLGAELVHRVPDVVEVGLPLIMLQQGGQVGRRLGEVGHRGRDGDLSCCRQPGCRPKQAACPDFPTLRRDVDGAPLPQRSPGPRPTGSPTHAPRIEVRSKVSPSSSWEMPSGPRVSACMGKDSLSSTESACVRNPSRRDFRAYSLTSSLRITQFSWNPETEGAGDRGPRPPRGPRARSLQAGRAPRPLVGTANPPPSSSWPGFLDTLVLS